The Propionibacterium freudenreichii subsp. freudenreichii genome contains a region encoding:
- the purH gene encoding bifunctional phosphoribosylaminoimidazolecarboxamide formyltransferase/IMP cyclohydrolase encodes MTDPTRAPIRRALVSVYDKTGLEELGRALAAAGVEIVSTGSTARKLSEAGVEVVPVEQVTGFPETLDGRVKTLHPAVHAGILADRRLESHRRQLDELGIKPFDLVVSNLYPFSQTVASGADFDECVEQIDIGGPSMVRAAAKNHPSVAIITSPDQYSQLTDALAQGGFTLAARRALAAKAFAHTAAYDASVASWFAEQTTDEGLPGFIGQAATKLHDLRYGENSHQRAAVYAAEGAAPGLVGAEQLGGKEMSYNNYTDADAARRAAYDFSGPAVAIIKHANPCGIAVGSDIADAHAKAHACDPVSAYGGVIAANQIVTLAMAQQVKPIFTEVIVAPDFEPAALELLQTKKNLRILKAEDFHFDKFLWREISGGLLASDPDRLDAPGDQTSGWKLVAGPAADAVMLSDLLFAWKACRSVKSNAILLAHDGASVGVGMGQVNRVDSCRLAVSRAGDRAKGSVAASDAFFPFSDGPQILLDAGVSAIVQPGGSIRDEETIEAASKAGVTMYFTGNRHFFH; translated from the coding sequence ATGACTGATCCCACCCGGGCCCCGATCCGCCGCGCACTGGTGAGCGTCTATGACAAGACCGGGCTCGAGGAGCTCGGCCGTGCCCTGGCCGCCGCCGGCGTCGAGATCGTCTCCACCGGCTCGACGGCCCGCAAGCTGTCGGAGGCCGGTGTGGAGGTGGTGCCGGTGGAGCAGGTCACCGGCTTCCCCGAGACCCTGGACGGACGCGTCAAGACGCTGCATCCCGCCGTCCACGCCGGGATCCTCGCCGATCGTCGCCTTGAGTCCCACCGCCGCCAGCTCGATGAGCTGGGCATCAAGCCCTTCGACCTGGTGGTGAGCAACCTCTACCCGTTCAGCCAGACCGTGGCCTCGGGCGCCGACTTCGATGAATGCGTCGAGCAGATCGACATCGGCGGACCCTCGATGGTGCGCGCCGCCGCCAAGAACCATCCGTCGGTGGCCATCATCACCAGCCCCGACCAGTACTCCCAGCTGACCGACGCCCTGGCGCAGGGCGGCTTCACCCTGGCCGCGCGCCGCGCGCTCGCCGCGAAGGCCTTCGCGCACACCGCCGCCTATGACGCCTCGGTGGCGAGCTGGTTCGCCGAACAGACCACCGACGAGGGCCTGCCCGGCTTCATCGGCCAGGCAGCCACCAAGCTGCACGACCTGCGCTACGGCGAGAACTCGCACCAGCGCGCCGCCGTCTACGCCGCCGAGGGTGCTGCCCCCGGCCTGGTGGGCGCCGAGCAACTGGGTGGCAAGGAGATGAGCTACAACAACTACACCGACGCCGATGCGGCCCGCCGCGCGGCCTACGACTTCTCGGGTCCGGCCGTGGCGATCATCAAGCATGCCAACCCCTGTGGCATCGCCGTGGGCTCCGACATCGCCGATGCCCATGCCAAGGCCCATGCCTGCGATCCCGTGTCGGCCTACGGCGGCGTGATCGCGGCCAACCAGATCGTCACGCTGGCCATGGCGCAGCAGGTGAAGCCCATCTTCACCGAGGTGATCGTGGCCCCCGACTTCGAGCCCGCCGCGCTGGAGCTGCTGCAGACCAAGAAGAACCTGCGCATCCTGAAGGCCGAGGACTTCCACTTCGACAAGTTCTTGTGGCGTGAGATCTCCGGGGGCCTGTTGGCCTCCGACCCGGATCGCCTCGACGCCCCCGGCGACCAGACCTCGGGCTGGAAGCTCGTTGCCGGCCCGGCCGCCGATGCCGTGATGCTGTCCGACCTGCTGTTCGCCTGGAAGGCCTGCCGCTCGGTCAAGTCGAATGCGATCCTGCTGGCCCACGACGGCGCCTCGGTGGGCGTCGGCATGGGACAGGTCAACCGGGTGGACTCGTGCCGCCTTGCGGTGAGCCGCGCGGGTGATCGGGCGAAGGGTTCTGTGGCCGCTTCGGACGCCTTCTTCCCCTTCTCCGATGGACCCCAGATCCTGCTCGATGCCGGGGTGAGCGCTATCGTGCAGCCCGGCGGGTCGATTCGCGACGAGGAGACCATCGAGGCGGCGTCGAAGGCCGGCGTCACGATGTACTTCACCGGGAATCGCCATTTCTTCCACTGA
- a CDS encoding bifunctional methylenetetrahydrofolate dehydrogenase/methenyltetrahydrofolate cyclohydrolase, with amino-acid sequence MTAQRLDGKAVAAQIKIELKQRVDALREQGVNPGLGTVLVGDDPASQIYVNGKHRDCEQVGIESYRVDLPADATPEQVERSIRVLNDSTMCTGYIVQLPLPPQIDPNWALELIDPDKDADGLTSDNLGKLVLGRSGVLPCTPRGIVELLRRYEIPLDGAKVCVVGRGTTVGRPLGLLLTRRDVNATVTLCHTGTKNLAEETRQADIVIGAAGHPGLVTASMLKPGAVVVDVGVRRIEGKPVGDFTADVWDVASYVTPNPGGVGPMTRAMLLVNVVERAEQIAAQEQ; translated from the coding sequence ATGACTGCGCAGAGACTGGACGGCAAGGCCGTCGCGGCCCAGATCAAGATCGAGCTGAAGCAACGCGTTGACGCCCTGCGTGAGCAGGGCGTCAACCCGGGGCTCGGCACGGTGCTGGTGGGGGACGACCCCGCCAGCCAGATCTATGTCAACGGCAAGCACCGCGACTGCGAGCAGGTGGGCATCGAGTCATATCGCGTCGACCTGCCGGCCGATGCGACGCCGGAGCAGGTGGAACGGTCGATCCGCGTGCTCAACGACTCCACGATGTGCACCGGATACATCGTGCAGCTTCCGTTGCCCCCGCAGATCGATCCCAACTGGGCCCTGGAGCTCATTGATCCCGACAAGGATGCCGACGGCCTCACCTCGGACAACCTCGGCAAGCTCGTGCTGGGCCGCTCCGGGGTGCTGCCGTGTACCCCGCGCGGCATCGTGGAGCTGTTGCGCCGCTATGAGATCCCCCTGGACGGCGCCAAGGTCTGCGTCGTGGGCCGCGGCACCACCGTGGGACGCCCGCTCGGCCTCCTGCTGACCCGTCGTGATGTGAACGCCACGGTCACCCTGTGCCATACGGGCACCAAGAACCTGGCCGAGGAGACGCGGCAGGCCGACATCGTGATCGGCGCGGCCGGGCATCCCGGGCTGGTGACCGCCTCGATGCTCAAGCCCGGCGCCGTGGTGGTTGACGTCGGCGTGCGCCGCATCGAGGGCAAGCCGGTGGGTGACTTCACCGCCGATGTGTGGGACGTCGCCAGCTATGTGACGCCCAATCCCGGTGGGGTCGGCCCGATGACGCGTGCCATGTTGCTGGTCAACGTGGTGGAGCGCGCCGAGCAGATCGCCGCCCAGGAGCAGTAG
- the purN gene encoding phosphoribosylglycinamide formyltransferase, with translation MAYRVVVLVSGSGTLLQALLDAQAAGALDARIVAVGSDQPGCRALARAQDAGVDTFVVPMTTLLPRGSAARQAWDEEFARAVDACSPDLIVLAGFMKLLGEPFMRRFAGRVINTHPAMLPAFPGAHAVRDALTAGATTTGSSIFWVDDGVDTGSLIVQEPVPVRPGDDEDTLHERIKVTERRLLVATVNELARRAPAGDPTSV, from the coding sequence GTGGCTTATCGAGTCGTCGTCCTCGTCTCCGGGTCGGGCACACTGCTTCAGGCATTGCTCGACGCACAGGCCGCAGGCGCACTCGATGCGCGCATTGTCGCCGTGGGCTCTGATCAACCCGGTTGCCGGGCCCTGGCACGGGCGCAGGACGCCGGGGTCGACACCTTCGTCGTGCCGATGACCACGCTGCTGCCCCGCGGGAGCGCCGCCCGGCAGGCGTGGGACGAGGAGTTCGCCCGCGCCGTCGACGCCTGTTCACCGGACCTCATCGTGCTCGCGGGCTTCATGAAGCTGCTCGGCGAGCCCTTCATGCGTCGCTTTGCCGGGCGCGTGATCAATACGCACCCCGCGATGCTGCCGGCCTTCCCCGGTGCCCACGCGGTGCGCGATGCCCTGACCGCCGGGGCCACCACCACCGGATCGTCCATCTTCTGGGTGGACGACGGCGTCGACACCGGCAGCCTCATCGTGCAGGAGCCCGTGCCCGTGCGCCCCGGTGACGATGAGGACACGCTGCACGAGCGCATCAAGGTGACCGAGCGGCGACTGCTGGTGGCCACCGTCAATGAGCTGGCCCGGCGCGCGCCTGCCGGCGACCCCACGAGTGTTTGA
- a CDS encoding malate dehydrogenase, translating to MSTTPVKVAVTGAAGQICYSLLFRIASGSLLGDTPIELRLLEITPALPRLEGVVMELDDCAFPNLAGVEIGDDPEKVFDGANLAMLVGAMPRKEGMDRSDLLGANGKIFTGQGKALNKVAADDVRILVTGNPANTNALIAKDNAPDIPDDRFSALTRLDHNRAKSMLAKKLGVNVGEVTNMTIWGNHSNTQFPDLFHTKVGGKNAYELVNDEAWYENTYIPEVAKRGGAVIKARGASSAASAANATVEAMHDWAVGTPANDWVSMSVVSDGSYGVPEGLISSFPVTCKDGKYEIVQGLDLNDFSKKKIAATVDELTKEQGEVREMGLI from the coding sequence GTGAGCACTACACCCGTCAAGGTTGCCGTTACCGGCGCTGCCGGCCAGATTTGTTACAGCCTGCTGTTCCGCATTGCGTCCGGCTCGCTGCTCGGCGATACGCCTATCGAGCTTCGCCTGCTCGAGATCACCCCCGCCCTGCCGCGCCTCGAAGGCGTGGTCATGGAGCTCGACGACTGCGCATTCCCCAATCTCGCCGGCGTCGAGATCGGCGACGACCCCGAGAAGGTCTTCGACGGAGCCAACCTTGCCATGCTCGTCGGCGCCATGCCCCGCAAGGAGGGCATGGATCGCTCCGATCTGCTTGGCGCGAACGGCAAGATCTTCACCGGTCAGGGCAAGGCCCTCAACAAGGTTGCGGCCGACGATGTGCGCATCCTGGTCACCGGCAACCCGGCCAACACCAACGCCCTGATCGCCAAGGACAATGCCCCTGACATTCCCGACGATCGCTTCAGCGCCCTGACGCGCCTGGACCACAACCGCGCCAAGTCGATGCTCGCGAAGAAGCTGGGCGTCAACGTGGGCGAGGTCACCAACATGACCATCTGGGGCAACCACTCCAACACCCAGTTCCCCGACCTGTTCCACACCAAGGTCGGCGGCAAGAACGCCTACGAGCTGGTCAACGACGAAGCCTGGTACGAGAACACCTACATCCCCGAGGTCGCCAAGCGCGGCGGCGCGGTGATCAAGGCCCGCGGTGCGAGCTCGGCCGCCTCGGCCGCCAACGCCACCGTTGAGGCCATGCACGACTGGGCCGTCGGCACCCCGGCCAACGACTGGGTCTCGATGTCGGTCGTCTCCGATGGTTCCTACGGCGTGCCGGAGGGCCTCATCAGCTCCTTCCCGGTGACCTGCAAGGACGGCAAGTACGAGATCGTCCAGGGCCTCGACCTGAACGACTTCTCCAAGAAGAAGATCGCTGCCACCGTCGACGAGCTCACCAAGGAGCAGGGCGAGGTTCGCGAGATGGGCCTCATCTGA
- a CDS encoding UvrD-helicase domain-containing protein, with protein sequence MTDQTPPDLFSAFDQRLSALGAPGSGEGFAPHTPHDAHDDAEALLHGLNPPQEQAVVHEGSPVLVVAGAGSGKTRVLTRRIAWLIAQRGVHPGSILAITFTNKAAAEMRSRVAELVGPRTRTMWVSTFHSACVRILRTELAEAPELGLRRNFSIYDDTDTKRLMTLVLRDQNLDTKKFPPRTVMGWISNAKNELLGPGAAAEQADNGNEELYAQAYEEYQRRLRAANAMDFDDLIMITVQLLHDHPDIREKYRRRFRQVLVDEYQDTNHAQYLLIRELCAPNEDQIDAPRVDPPELLVVGDSDQSIYAFRGADVRNILDFEQDFPGARTILLEQNYRSTQTILSAANAVIQHNSGRPVKKLWSDAGDGDKIIGWVADTEHDEARWVAEKIDELHDHQQAAYSDAAVFYRTNAQSRAFEEVFIRLGLPYRVVGGVRFYERREVRDALAYLRAIANPADDVSIRRIINVPKRAIGARAETALEMFAVSQSIPFSQAVDRAAEVPGLATRSRHQVESFASMMAGFRGLVAAGSSADEVVAAVLKDSGLLDELKDSKDPQDETRVENLVELVAVAQEFVAQAHTLDLSAGLRPDAPGDQDAPELADELVAGMPEADDSLGAFLERIALVADSDQIPDSDPDSAGVVTLMTLHTAKGLEFDNVFLTGMEDGIFPHMRALADPAELSEERRLAYVGITRARRRLFMSRAAVRTVWGQPQYNPPSRFLEEIPAELIDWQRTGADLTSWGSSASARTASARRQTSTGGPVFGSGHGDLPRTKTVASLEPGDRVLHSSFGMGTVVAAAGSGNNATADVDFGSAGVKRLALRFAPLEKL encoded by the coding sequence ATGACTGACCAGACCCCTCCCGACCTGTTCTCCGCCTTTGACCAGCGCCTGTCGGCGTTGGGAGCGCCGGGTAGCGGCGAAGGCTTCGCTCCCCACACCCCCCACGACGCCCACGACGACGCGGAGGCCCTGCTGCACGGCCTGAACCCGCCGCAGGAACAGGCCGTGGTGCACGAGGGCTCACCGGTGCTGGTGGTGGCCGGTGCGGGCTCGGGTAAGACCAGGGTGCTGACACGTCGGATCGCCTGGTTGATCGCCCAGCGTGGCGTGCATCCCGGCTCGATCCTGGCCATCACCTTCACCAACAAGGCAGCCGCCGAGATGCGCTCGCGGGTGGCCGAGCTGGTGGGTCCGCGCACCCGCACGATGTGGGTGAGCACCTTCCACTCCGCGTGCGTGCGCATCCTGCGCACTGAGCTTGCCGAGGCCCCCGAGCTCGGGTTGCGGCGCAACTTCTCCATCTACGACGACACCGACACCAAGCGGCTCATGACCCTGGTGTTGCGCGACCAGAACCTCGACACGAAGAAGTTCCCGCCACGCACCGTGATGGGCTGGATCAGCAATGCCAAGAATGAGCTGCTGGGCCCCGGCGCCGCCGCCGAGCAGGCCGACAACGGCAATGAGGAACTGTATGCGCAAGCCTACGAGGAATATCAGCGTCGGCTCAGGGCCGCCAATGCGATGGACTTCGATGACCTCATCATGATCACCGTGCAACTGCTGCACGACCACCCCGATATCCGCGAGAAATACCGTCGTCGCTTTCGTCAGGTGCTGGTCGACGAGTACCAGGACACCAACCATGCGCAGTACCTGCTGATCCGCGAGCTCTGCGCGCCCAACGAGGACCAGATCGACGCCCCCCGCGTGGATCCGCCCGAGCTGCTGGTGGTCGGTGACTCCGACCAGTCCATCTATGCCTTCCGGGGCGCCGATGTGCGCAACATCCTGGACTTCGAGCAGGACTTCCCGGGGGCCCGCACGATCCTGCTGGAGCAGAACTACCGCTCCACCCAGACCATCCTGTCGGCGGCCAATGCGGTGATCCAGCACAACTCCGGGCGTCCGGTGAAGAAGCTGTGGAGCGACGCCGGTGATGGCGACAAGATCATCGGTTGGGTTGCCGACACCGAGCATGACGAGGCCCGCTGGGTGGCCGAGAAGATCGACGAGCTGCACGACCACCAGCAGGCCGCCTATTCCGACGCCGCGGTGTTCTACCGCACCAATGCCCAGTCGCGCGCCTTCGAGGAGGTGTTCATCCGGCTGGGCCTTCCCTATCGGGTGGTGGGCGGCGTGCGCTTCTATGAGCGACGCGAGGTGCGCGATGCGCTGGCCTACCTGCGGGCCATCGCGAATCCGGCCGACGATGTCTCGATCCGTCGGATCATCAACGTGCCCAAGCGCGCCATCGGTGCCCGGGCCGAGACCGCGCTGGAGATGTTCGCCGTGAGCCAGTCGATCCCGTTCAGCCAGGCCGTGGACCGTGCCGCCGAGGTGCCCGGACTCGCCACCCGTTCGCGCCATCAGGTGGAGTCCTTCGCCTCGATGATGGCCGGTTTCCGCGGACTCGTGGCGGCAGGGTCATCGGCCGACGAGGTCGTGGCCGCGGTGCTGAAGGACTCGGGCCTGCTCGACGAGCTGAAGGACTCCAAGGACCCCCAGGACGAGACCCGTGTGGAGAACCTCGTGGAGCTGGTGGCCGTGGCCCAGGAATTCGTCGCCCAGGCCCACACCCTCGACCTGTCGGCTGGGCTGCGGCCCGATGCGCCCGGCGATCAGGATGCCCCCGAACTGGCCGACGAACTGGTGGCCGGCATGCCCGAGGCCGATGACTCCCTGGGTGCCTTCCTCGAACGGATCGCCCTGGTGGCCGATTCCGACCAGATCCCCGATTCCGATCCGGACTCCGCCGGGGTGGTGACCCTCATGACGCTGCACACCGCCAAGGGCCTGGAATTCGACAATGTCTTCCTCACCGGCATGGAGGACGGCATCTTCCCGCACATGCGGGCCCTGGCCGACCCCGCCGAGCTGTCCGAGGAGCGGCGGTTGGCCTATGTGGGCATCACCCGCGCGCGCCGACGCCTGTTCATGAGCCGTGCGGCCGTGCGCACCGTATGGGGCCAGCCCCAGTACAACCCGCCCAGTCGCTTCCTGGAGGAGATCCCCGCCGAACTGATCGATTGGCAGCGCACCGGCGCTGACCTGACCAGTTGGGGTTCATCGGCCTCGGCGCGTACCGCGTCGGCCCGCCGGCAGACGAGCACGGGCGGCCCGGTGTTCGGGTCGGGGCATGGCGACCTACCACGTACCAAGACCGTCGCCTCCCTGGAGCCGGGCGATCGGGTGCTGCACTCGAGCTTCGGCATGGGCACCGTGGTGGCGGCGGCCGGTTCGGGGAACAACGCCACCGCCGACGTCGACTTCGGCTCGGCGGGCGTGAAGCGGCTGGCACTGCGCTTCGCTCCGCTGGAGAAGCTCTAG
- a CDS encoding DUF3017 domain-containing protein, which translates to MTPAPPSSTKRPVAAPLKLDRLRAQWPLLLCLAFFVAGMAVTAAAHWRRGAVLMGAGLGLAGVLRLFLPPRLAGLLVVRRRWFDVLVGIVGGTTMCVLAILVPPLER; encoded by the coding sequence ATGACCCCCGCCCCGCCGAGCAGCACGAAGCGGCCGGTTGCCGCGCCGCTGAAGCTCGATCGCCTGCGTGCCCAGTGGCCGTTGCTGCTGTGCCTGGCGTTCTTCGTGGCCGGAATGGCCGTCACGGCCGCCGCCCATTGGCGTCGTGGTGCCGTGCTGATGGGTGCCGGGCTGGGGCTTGCCGGAGTGCTGCGGCTCTTCCTGCCGCCGCGGCTCGCCGGGCTGCTGGTGGTGCGTCGGCGCTGGTTCGACGTACTCGTCGGCATCGTGGGGGGCACCACCATGTGCGTCCTGGCCATCCTCGTGCCGCCCCTCGAACGCTGA
- a CDS encoding cell division protein PerM, whose protein sequence is MLETHAEESETSVRDRARTLPWRATTALSAVGTALASWIIVTAFCSLGWLSQSQSSYAQVLEFGTHAWLLGHGVPMTIEGVRVSVIPLGFALLVMLVTTSFVMTIARHLATRAFGGRARTERQDAEARGLALRMTVWFTVPYMAILAVAASATGESAQIGRALIGGLVICGPITLITTGRALGWSVITFNQGGWIRGVIAGVWSAVAALIGVAALVLLIALIARHGQVGALHNALNPGGLGGAVLAIGQAAWVPNAVLWTAAWLLGAGFTVGDDTLLTPLVSRLGPTPDFPILGALPSGAAPSSAGLAWLLVGVLAGALGAFVAVRARHNNATQALPPRRMSTEAAALCGVCIGVLSGLLACVLIAFSDGSLGVERLRRVGPMMARVVVLAPTLMGAGGLLAGYGAMHVFKLIARRGAAAPSPAPQPAGTRAKRPSLRALLRRRGEATVPTASRPDDNDTTDAAPTTDSGSGAADPVHGDEG, encoded by the coding sequence GTGCTCGAGACGCACGCCGAGGAGTCCGAAACCAGCGTGCGCGATCGGGCGCGAACCCTGCCATGGCGTGCCACCACGGCCCTGTCGGCAGTCGGCACCGCACTGGCGAGCTGGATCATCGTGACCGCGTTCTGCTCGCTCGGCTGGCTGTCGCAGAGCCAGTCCAGCTATGCGCAGGTGCTCGAATTCGGCACCCATGCCTGGCTGCTCGGCCACGGCGTCCCGATGACCATCGAGGGCGTCCGGGTGTCAGTGATCCCGCTGGGCTTCGCCCTGCTGGTGATGCTGGTGACCACCAGTTTCGTCATGACCATCGCCCGTCACCTGGCCACGCGTGCCTTCGGCGGACGTGCCCGCACCGAACGTCAGGACGCCGAGGCCCGCGGCCTCGCCCTGCGCATGACCGTGTGGTTCACCGTCCCCTATATGGCGATCCTGGCCGTTGCGGCCAGTGCCACGGGGGAATCCGCCCAGATCGGACGCGCGCTGATCGGTGGATTGGTGATCTGCGGGCCCATCACGCTGATCACCACCGGACGCGCGCTGGGTTGGAGTGTCATCACCTTCAACCAGGGGGGTTGGATCCGCGGTGTGATCGCCGGCGTCTGGTCTGCGGTGGCGGCCCTGATCGGGGTGGCCGCCCTGGTGCTGCTCATCGCACTGATTGCCCGGCACGGCCAGGTGGGCGCCCTGCACAATGCGCTCAACCCGGGCGGGCTCGGGGGAGCCGTCCTCGCGATCGGGCAAGCCGCCTGGGTGCCCAATGCCGTGCTGTGGACCGCAGCCTGGCTGCTGGGAGCCGGATTCACCGTCGGCGACGACACCCTGCTCACCCCCCTGGTGTCCCGGTTGGGTCCCACCCCCGATTTTCCGATCCTCGGTGCCCTGCCCAGCGGCGCCGCCCCCTCGTCGGCAGGCCTTGCGTGGCTGCTCGTCGGCGTGCTTGCCGGCGCGCTGGGTGCCTTCGTCGCCGTGCGCGCACGACACAACAACGCCACCCAGGCGCTGCCCCCACGCAGGATGAGCACCGAGGCCGCCGCGCTGTGCGGGGTGTGCATCGGCGTGTTGTCGGGCCTGCTCGCCTGCGTGCTCATCGCGTTCAGCGATGGATCACTGGGCGTTGAGCGCCTGCGCCGGGTCGGGCCGATGATGGCCCGCGTCGTGGTGCTCGCCCCCACCCTGATGGGGGCCGGCGGCCTGTTGGCCGGTTACGGCGCCATGCATGTGTTCAAGCTCATCGCACGTCGCGGCGCTGCCGCACCGAGCCCTGCTCCCCAACCGGCAGGCACCCGCGCGAAGCGTCCGTCGCTGCGTGCCCTGCTGCGTCGTCGCGGGGAGGCGACGGTGCCCACGGCGTCCCGGCCCGACGACAACGACACCACCGACGCGGCACCGACCACCGATTCCGGCAGCGGGGCAGCGGACCCGGTGCACGGCGACGAAGGGTAG